A DNA window from Undibacterium sp. YM2 contains the following coding sequences:
- a CDS encoding MFS transporter gives MTQSVAMDSADKARMPKQIPYIIANEGCERFSFYGMRNILVSFLTTSLLLSMPEEMRKDMAKEVFHTFVIGVYFFPLLGGWLADRYFGKYNTVFWLSLVYCCGHACLAIFEDSRNGFYTGLFLIALGSGGIKPLVTSFVGDQFDQTNRSLAQKVFDGFYWIINFGSFFASLLMPYFLKKFSPTTTFDIFGVLKFTLTGPSIAFGIPGVLMLIATIVFWTGRTKYVHVPPAPRDPHSFLNVVRTALTTNAPGQAKTGYFIAVAGVLLAIGSMFLIPKVGIVAALCLALVLVMGFGGMGTWMQLERARGIHPDVAVDGVRSVLRILVVFALVTPFWSLFDQKASTWVLQADQMTKPSWFASSQMQALNPMLVMLLIPFNNLILYPLLKRKGVELTALRRMGTGIAFSGLAWIVVGFMQVAIDGGNALTIVWQILPYALLTFGEVLVSTTGLEFAYSQAPLAMKGVIMSFWNLSVTIGNLWVLLANSSVKSEAVTEQIKSTGMSVTAFQMFFFAGFALLAAFLFALYARGYTMQNNYRQAK, from the coding sequence ATGACTCAATCCGTGGCTATGGATAGCGCCGACAAGGCGCGGATGCCTAAGCAAATACCGTATATCATCGCCAATGAAGGCTGCGAGCGCTTCAGTTTTTATGGCATGCGCAATATTCTGGTCTCCTTCCTGACGACCAGCTTGCTGCTATCCATGCCTGAAGAAATGCGCAAGGACATGGCGAAGGAAGTGTTTCATACCTTCGTCATTGGCGTGTATTTCTTCCCCTTACTTGGGGGTTGGCTGGCTGACCGTTATTTTGGCAAATACAATACGGTGTTCTGGCTCAGCCTTGTGTATTGCTGCGGCCATGCATGCCTGGCTATTTTTGAAGATAGCCGTAACGGTTTTTATACCGGACTATTCCTGATTGCCCTGGGGTCGGGTGGGATCAAACCACTGGTAACATCTTTTGTTGGCGATCAGTTTGATCAGACCAACCGTTCGCTGGCGCAAAAAGTGTTTGATGGTTTTTACTGGATCATCAATTTTGGCTCTTTCTTTGCATCTCTGTTGATGCCTTATTTCCTTAAAAAATTCAGCCCCACTACTACCTTTGACATTTTCGGCGTACTGAAGTTTACTTTGACTGGCCCCAGTATCGCCTTTGGTATCCCCGGCGTGCTGATGCTGATTGCGACTATCGTTTTCTGGACAGGCCGCACCAAATATGTCCATGTACCACCGGCACCACGTGATCCACATTCCTTCTTGAATGTAGTTCGTACCGCATTGACTACTAATGCACCTGGACAGGCTAAAACTGGTTACTTCATCGCAGTCGCTGGCGTGTTGCTGGCGATAGGCTCGATGTTCCTGATTCCTAAAGTCGGTATCGTGGCGGCGCTGTGCCTGGCGCTGGTGTTGGTAATGGGCTTTGGTGGCATGGGTACCTGGATGCAACTGGAACGTGCCCGTGGCATCCATCCTGATGTGGCGGTTGATGGTGTGCGTTCGGTATTGCGCATCCTGGTTGTGTTTGCTCTGGTGACGCCGTTCTGGTCCTTGTTTGATCAAAAGGCATCGACCTGGGTCTTGCAGGCTGATCAGATGACCAAGCCCTCATGGTTTGCATCTTCACAAATGCAGGCTTTGAATCCTATGCTGGTGATGTTGCTGATTCCTTTCAATAATTTAATCCTGTATCCGCTGTTGAAACGCAAAGGCGTGGAGCTGACTGCCTTGCGCCGCATGGGCACAGGTATCGCTTTCTCTGGCCTGGCCTGGATAGTTGTGGGTTTCATGCAGGTGGCGATTGATGGTGGCAATGCCCTGACCATCGTCTGGCAAATTCTGCCTTATGCCTTGCTGACCTTTGGTGAGGTGCTGGTATCCACGACAGGGCTGGAATTTGCCTATAGCCAGGCACCTCTGGCGATGAAGGGCGTGATCATGAGCTTCTGGAATCTGTCCGTCACGATAGGTAACCTGTGGGTTTTGCTGGCTAATTCCAGTGTCAAGAGTGAGGCAGTGACCGAGCAAATCAAATCGACTGGCATGAGCGTCACGGCTTTCCAGATGTTCTTCTTCGCTGGTTTTGCCTTGCTGGCAGCCTTCCTGTTTGCTTTATATGCACGCGGCTATACGATGCAAAACAATTACCGTCAGGCGAAATAA